The Gossypium arboreum isolate Shixiya-1 chromosome 2, ASM2569848v2, whole genome shotgun sequence region ccATGATCTTGAGAAAAGAGGTGATATAAATGTTCAACAAATTCATTCTAGTGAGAATTTAGCAGATCTTTTTACTAAGGCATTGCCAACTTTAACATTCGAAAGACTACTAAACAAGATTGGAATGCGTCGACTCAAAGATGTAATGTAATGTTACCATCAGAGAGAGTTTAAAAACAAgttgtactcttttcctttaatCAAGATTTTGCCCATTGGGtttttttgataaatgtttttaaCGAGATAGCTTGTAATAGAAGATTAGGGGTGTTCAGTCGGTTAACCCCCGAAATACAGTTAACCAAATTAACCgaccctttaaaaattttaaccattaaccgaatcaaaattttttcaaaaaaaattaaatgaatcgaaatttttttggttaattcggtcggttagctgaattaaccgaaaattatacatttttaaccgaccgaattaaccgaaaattatacattttttatttttggttaaaataagtataaaaattaaccgaattacaaaaaaacaaaagcaaaaaaTGAAAAAGGGCTCAACTAACCCAAAAAATGACAACATTTACTATTGTTAAAAGGTGGCCACAAATAACAGTATGCAAGAAATCCGGATGAAATGCAGCATCATTCAAATGTCTATGATGTTATCCAGATGAAGTACTCTGAGtattgtaaaatttaaattttttaatttcataagtctAGCTCTAATTGATCCATTACCTTAAAATGTGTATACTGTACTTGCATTTAGGAAATGCATATaggtttaatattttattttatttttatttaggttTATCCTATTCTTCGCATGCTgctataatttattttcaataaattaCGAATGGCTATTTTCATGGAGCAGACTGTAGAGCTAAAGTTTGAATTTATTAGGCATGTCCAATTGAAAAGAGGGAGCAACAATATTGAAAGAATCTATAAGAAATACCTACATTTGGGAGAAGGAAGGGAGAAACAGAGAAAGCATCAATTCAAGATAGTAATGTGAGTCGCTTGGCGACAACACCAAAGACCAAATAGTAGCTCCAGCTATGATACTTTCTGGTTTCTACAAAATACACAAAAAGTTTTGAAGGTTTTGAAAGTTTTGAAAGTTTTGGGAGATTTCAATTAAGGATTTGAAACTTGAAAGGTTAGGGATTTTTTTTTTGTAGTCTGTGGACTCTGTGTGTGTGAGTGTGTCTATGTTTTAGTTTTACGAGACTTTTACTTTtacttttagatttttatttttatttattaaattatttgtaatttttatgatttggtTGAATAATTATGTTGGGTAATAGGGTTGGGTTGAGTACTTGAgtttatatatattagattgaATTTATGTTGGATTAGGTTTGGGTAAATAGTaagttatttatatattataattttatttattaattttttttaatcgaAAACATTCGGTTAACAGACCggtttcgaaccgaattaactGTTAActgaaaattcaaaaaattattaaccgacccccaattaaattaatttggtTAACCGACTGATTAACCaaattcggtcggttaaccgaattttttctATTTTACTCGAATTTTGCACACTCCTATAgaagattgtgtactctttttccttcattaggttttttatcccacagggtttttcctaataaaattttaacaaggCACATTATCTACTAATGGCTATCCAAGGAGGAGTGTTATGAATAACTTTAAGTGGATATCCATCATGataaagataaaattttaatatactttaaattataatagttattagaattagatctatatttcttttatacttcttatctctataaatagagactcgatGAAACATTGTAATCATccattttaatcaataaaattcattctctgttgctttcatatttttttgttctttattctctcaatctctctttattttataacaagaataatttaatttcaattttagtcATAAAGAAAAAAGCTAATGACGGCTAAggctttttaaattatatttttagtttctcattactttttaagttttatattattttttgtttcaaTCGAGTAAAGCATTTAGAGCACACTGTCCATAACTTGTTTTGTGAAATTATCAATAGTGAttgcaaatataatatatatttccaAGATTAATGAGttgaaattcaaatataaaaatagagggagatattattttaatatttttataagaaaatatcattaataaataaatgagttaatAAACGAGTTTGTTCGTGAACATAAACGAGTCGAACACATCTTTGTTCGTGTTCGTTTGTTTATTAAACGAATATAAATTTTTTTCATACTCGTTTATTTAACATAATAAACGAACGCTATACGATCAATTCATTAAACGTTTTGTTCATTTACATCCCAAGTGATAAGATGGGATTctcttttttgtgtttttgaagAAAAAAGAATAGGGCTAAGATGGATGAGTAAGTAGAAAATACTAAAGGGTGATTGTTGGCGTAAATTGCTTGAAAATAGAATGTTACACAATATGTTGCAACAGTGCTTGTAACATTATGGGTAATTCAAGTTTTTTTTATTATTGATAATTTTGACTTGTAATCTTTGGAGTTTTATCTTTCACTGGTTGCAaacttaaataatttaattttaaaaatgaaaaatagatgAAGTCAATCTAGTATTTATGGGATTGAGATTGACTAAAGTGATGAAGGGATTAACCTTTTTCTATTTTCATCATTCTTATCTACCACCTTGATTCCTGTAATTAAAAAGTGTCGGTAATGTAAAGTGGATTATCCTATATTAATTAAGAAAAGATTATTAAGAGAGTTTAAATATAGTctcgttttttattttattaaataattaaggCTAAAGACTCAACATATATGTGCCTTAAATGCTTTTGTCGTTGCCTACTTAATTCGTGTTAATATGCATCGTATATGTGCTTCTTtttagataaaattatattttttaaataaattattttcaaaaaaaattcccTTGCCTGATTAGTTTCCGTTGCATATTTTTCGAAAACTTAcattaaaaatttaccattttacccctttgGTAAATCTCATGTATAGCAAGTCATTATACTCATTTTGAAGCAGGCAAAACAACTTTTTCTATCATTCTCCTTTTTTTCAGCTCGTCAGTTTTCTTTTTAGCagtaattttttttccttttattttcgaAAAAAATAATACCAATTATGTTTCacctatttttcaattttaaacaaCAATTCCTtgaatgtaaaataaaaatatcaccTAATTGTTTTAAGAATCACTAATTTATTCTCAATAGAAAACTATCATAATTCTTCTTTTATGATAATTTAAGTTTAATTCGTTCAACTTAAATTAATGCTTCTTTAAGACTTATCATCAAACTACTTAAACATCTTTAGTATTTAACTATCGCTATTAAAAGTAAATTATTCCACACCTTATTGCAATATTTTAGTGTACTAATGCAACAACTAtatttaaaagaatttgttgaTGAGTCTCTTTTAAcaaaattcatatatatgcatgtatcaaataaaattaatgttaataggtaaatatattttattgtatttggTCATATCAGAGATCATATCACTTGAATCCCGTCACTTgttgaaaaaataaatataatggtAACATAAGGAGATTTGTGATTGTGACCGAGGCGGTACAGGCTATATAGCACATATTGAATCCGTTTATAACtattcttttttttatttgacTTTGATCAGGATAaagttttttaacttttaaatagatGTAACCgaaactcctcttgtatcatttattttttaacattaataaatttctCCTTTTTTACCCATAATTTTTTTTCTCGAAAAAATTTTCacgtaatatttatatatttttattttttattattagtcCACTTTAATAAAATCAAAGTTTGAAGAGGTGTGTGGGCATTGGATGATATTTGAATTCACACATAGATTATTGTGAAAGATAATACCCCCCGCCCGGGAAGGGAAGAAGCAAGTTGCATGcaatagtaattttataaaattaattaattaacaattAATTTTATTGTATTCATAGTCCATATATTATTTTCCAAACTCATAATCATATGATATTTGCCTTGTCTAAATGTGAACGTGTTTGACCGCCTAAATGTTTGACTAACAACTAATCACTAATATTTATCATTTTTGCTGTCATGTAGACAGTGGTGGAGCATTACTATccactctaaaataataatttttagtttacttcttttataatttgttaaattttaaattattattttactcaaatcataaaaatttaatttataaagatataagttattaaaatgataaaattatattttactatactaaaatatacaatttaatttcgattccccttaaaaaatttcaaactcCACCACTGCATGTAGATTGTAAGTTTATTCTAGAATCCAACCTCGGTATAATAGTTTTTTTGGTTCtctaactttacaaaaaaaaaagttattttagctctttatttattttttttatttcttttagtctTTGAGTTGGCATTTTTTGGTCAAATTAGCccaaaatggatgaaaaagttAACGTTTGTTAACTTTGCTGATTGGCTTACACATGGATTGCCATGTAGATGATAcatcaatatttaattaatttttaaaatttgaaaaatagttttcataatttttaattttttaaatttgaaaaatttaattaaatgttgaGGTATTATTCATGTGACAATCCATATATATAAGggcccctaaaatgtaaaattgttatttaagcctttaaatttttaaaagttttaaattagtaaaaataaaattgcactttggccccttAAGTTATAaagatttgatttaatcctttaccaattataaagatataatctataaaaattaaaatttcatccgccctcctaaaaaattttctggctttgccccacatatatatatatagcataccAGCAAAGTTAAATAATGTTAATTTTTCTATTCATTTTGGGGTGATTTActattaaaatgtaaatttaagagctaaaaagtaaaaaattaaatagaggattaaaatgattttttataagTTAGAGAGAAAAAATTCATTATACCTTAATAAAATTTAGGATTGTGGATTAACAAatcaatataattttactttagTATATATAAAGAttattatttcatacattaaatataatttttaagtttCCAAAGGTAATTTAAGAAACTAATAGACAtgcataattaatatttaaaagtagataaataaataaaacatgtgGTGATGTGTTATAATAgaatttatatgatttttttataaattttttaacattaatctaCATATTTGCTCTTTTGATAGGGGCATAGTTAGGCGGTTAGCAGGCTCTAATTTttctaaaatggaaaaaaaattatttaggtCCTAGTCAAGGTAACATTGTACTTTGACTccttctaaaaataataaaaatttaatttaatcatttaaaaattataaaacagataggctattaaaatagttaaattatattctTATTATTGTaacaattacaatttaattttggccTCCTTAAAAAGATTTTCTAACTTCGCCCCTGTCTAGAATCATTTATAGTCCCTTCTAACCCTTAAATAGAAGAATAATACGTTTTAACACACTCAAATTTACATCTTTATATATTGACAATATTAATACTAATCGAActaatagataaaaaaaaattccTCTTTTACATTCACATCATATTGATCGGATTAGTGGGATATTTGGTATTAATAAATTACTTAAGAGTTATGGTGGGCTCACATCTACATCTAACAGCCTTTTTACATTCAATCAAATTGTAATAAAGAGAAGTTTGGCccttcttttattcatctttgtATGAAAGTAGGAACCTAAACCTCAAGCGCAGGAAATtggattaaaatataaattacaactaCATTATCACATGCtactattttaatgttttaattctaatcattaatttatattaaaattctcaattaatatcattataattataataattaaaatatataaatttgattAATATATTTAAGTacatattatcttttaatttttatattttatactctcgaaatgtaattaaaatacctaataatttttgcacattcgtatataaatagttataataatacccTAATCTTCAAGTTCTTGATAgtcaaaaaaaaaagtatatcttTTGTCAACGcttcaatttttatttgtttgaTTAACTAGTTGAAAATAATTAGTAAATGTCAATATAACAACTCGAGTTGGTATGGTATGGTTggaattttatttttctcttctaattatatatatatttttttacgtAATACTTAGAATTATTCATAGTCTTTTCTCAATTCTTAAATGCTCACGTCCTTATGCAGTGATAACAATATTcatactaattaaattaatacTAAAACCGCAACTAAAGTGGTGGTTCTGACATCAATTTTCATCCTGCTAGTTTCCAGTTTTCTAAAATTAGACGGttcattatatataaaataccgTCCAAAGGaagtaaattaatattaattgcaATTTGTGATAAAGTTAACCAAAAATGTTGACTTAAACATAAAGTGGGTAAAGTCAAATATGAAGGCTAGCCTTTGGCTACAATGGTGGGTTTCATTTTTATACTTTAtaactaaaatttcaacatataaTCCTCAGTTTCATCATATTCTATACTCTACAATTTCGTCCGCCacataatcaaattcaatcaTGTCATCTTTTTTACCTGCCTACAATTCTCCCATTCTTCCTTAATTTCAAACAAGTGCTACTAAAATAAGCTTAATAATTAGGGGTTAATTCAATTGATAGAGTTTACCCATGTGCTTCAAAAGGGGTTAATTCAATGGATAGAGTTTATCCATGAGCTTGAAAGCGACTAATTAAGTGGCCTTTTGCACTATATCAAGTTTATGAATCTTCTTCCATTATTTTCATCCTTTTGTTCATCAAGGTTACATATCGGTTGAAAAATAAttgggataaattttaaaattatacatgaattttaattcgatatataaattttgatttgatgtaattatatacatgaaaccttaattttaattcaatcataatagttTAAAGaaaaatacattaatttatttttatattagataaatataattatttatgtatgcaatatataaacataaaatgatataatattaataattgtgTCAATTTGTGAGAAtaagatcaaatcaaaatttaatgtataaaattacacaaaataaaattcatatatataaataaaatattagataaaagttgatatataattttatagaATTATCCCAAAATAATAACATAGAATAATGGGGTATTGATGAAGGAGCTTTCATGGGCAATTTGGAAAGTCCAAGCAATAATGTCGATTGGAAATTAAACTgctaagaaaaaagaaaagtaaaacaCATGTGCATGACTTGAAACATAAATCGAATCATTTGGTTTGATTAATTTATgccaaaaatctaaaaaatatgtCTTTTGATTAAGTAATTGATTAAATTGGTTTCCAAAATTAAATGAGTGTAACttaattagaaaaatataaaaatatttttgttaaataataaattGTGTCATTATAAAATTCTTTATTAAATTGTGTCTATcaacttaattttattttcaccCACATTATAAATGTGTCATATATTTTAACTATGtgacaaatatatttataaaaaaaagatATAAATGACAAACAAGGCTTTGGTTAAATAGTAAAgtataaatgataaaaattggTTTAAGAGTGTAAAAAGTCCTCAAATTTTTTATgaaaagcaattaagcccctccttttttttttcactcaattaaacatttgaactttcaaaatgcaccAAAAAGGCCCTTAAACTTcttcaaaaaaagcaattaagcccctaCCTTTTCTTTccactcaattgggtacttgaactttcaaaatgaatcaaaagaccctcaaaatttttcaaaaagaccctcaaaatttttcaaaaatcaataaaagttatagaaaaattataaaatacttcttttggtataattttgtataattttcttatgactttataaaattttttatactttttaaaatttctatatattttataatttttacgattttataaaattttgcaacttttattttttacatttttctatttttctattttttctaatttttaatatttgaatttttattaaaatttaataatatttataccttttattgattttaatttttataatttttaataaaaacagggcttaattgtttttttaaaagtttgagggtctttttatgcattttgaagTTCAAGTATTCAaatgagtgcaaaaaaaaaagagattaattgcttttttgaaaaatttgagGGCTTTTTACACCCTTAAGTGATAAAAATTATAGAGGCATAGGTTTAAATCTTATTACATACGTGTATTTttctatataaaatatataaaatgataaaatcacccttaaaataatataatttattttgtaaagaATATTTTCTCATTACCCAAGTTAGTGTCCATTTAACTTGTGTTATCAATttagtaaaataattaatatatagtaTGCAGACAGGGGTGAAGCTGGGGGTTGGCATGGGCCTCggccccctaaaatgtaaaattgtattttaggctcttgaaaattttaaaacttttaaattaataaaggtaaaattacactttgccccctaaaattataaaaattgatttaatcatttacaaattataaaaatataaactataaaaattaaaatttcatccgcccCCTAAAAAATTTTCTAGCTTCACCCCGAGTATAGATATATAATTTCAATAACAAAAGAAAATTATGGATATTTAagtcttttaattttaaaaggtgaGTTTTCTAATCCAATTATAAAAGTTGACAATTTGATCACTCAACTATTCGATATTATATATTCTTAGTTACCAAATAGCTAAACAAATTTAACtttaaatatttacatattatgTCAATTTAGTTTCAATTCTAAAAAATTAACCTTCAAGTTTACACATTTATTCTATTTAGTcggatttattaaaattataaaatattgaaaagaaTAAATTAGATGAATGTATTCCTTTTAAAATGCAACATCTTATCTGGAAATTACacattaattttaaaatacaacCCCATTTACACATATTTTATTCACAAAACCAGTCTACTATTTAAAACCTAATGATTTGTAAATCTCTGTCTTTCTTAAAGCATAACACgtttttatgtttaatttaaGGGACACAACATTTTATCTACCAAAACTTTTCTGATAAATGATTAAAACGGGTTGACTTATTTGGTTGAGTAATTATCaggaatttaataataattaaaatttaaatctgtGTATTAATTTGATGGTCAGAGTGTTTAATAGTTAAGATGTGATTTGGGTTCAAGTTATGCTAATCTAGTTGTTGTTAGGACTTTGTTCTCTTCTTACAATTCATCAAATTACTAATATCATTATCgatataatatcaatttatatttacctattattaaaattttatatgtataattatactgaatcaaaatttatatatcaaaTTAGACCGATATTCGTTAAAGATTTTTGAAAGACAGTTTTCCATCAAAATCAAAAGCAATAGTTTTTTCTCAAATTTGGGATGCTTATGAGATATGCACAAAACATCATACTAGTGGGAGGTGACTTGAAGGGATAaatttatttgttatatttatgtagaaattttataaaattaaagagAGCCTTTCAAGAAAAGTAagacatttattttttttttcttttttgcaagTTCATGTTTGGTCTGCCAAACAGCGCCTATTCTTTTCCCAAAGTAAGAAGAaagtgaaatttaaaaaaaaataaaaaaaatccattCCATATTCCAAAAACTGAAAATGTTTTGATCAGTTGATTAATTCTATTACATCCAAATTGAAATGAGGCATCAagaaagttcaaaaaaaaaaaaaaaaaaaagagagtatgAAATTAAGTTAATCTCTTATATTTacagagaaagagagaaagagatgcatgataaaatcataaaattcagTAAAATCTACATCTAAACCCCATATATACCAAAACCAAAATCATGGAAGATGGaacataaaattacaaaattaaaagacTCAGAATCAATTTTTATGCCATTAGTTGAGCTTCTTCAAATCCATGCATGTGATGAGAATCATCCAAAGGAAGCAAAGGGAATTCACCCATCTCTTGAATAAAACCATCTAAATCTCCAAAACCACTTAAGAAACCACCTCCTTCTTCTTCCTTAACCCTTTCTCTTGTTTCAATCCCTGCAAGAAACCCAGTTTTTAGCTCCATTGGCTTGTCATCTTTTCTGCCGATTCTTGGTTTCCTTTTGCCACCCTTTTGTTGAGGTGGTTTCCCAGTGAGTCTTTGCACCAATTCTCTGAAGTTTGCTGCGTCGGTCTTGATGATCTCTGgtgcaaatatgtgaatgatCCGTATCTTTGGCTTTGATATTGTTTGCGAATCTTTATGAATGGATAGGGATGATGATGGTGATGAGTTTGAAGGAGACATTCTAGTTTGGTTCCTCATCATCCTCAAATTCTCCATGGAAAAAAAATGAATGTCTGAGACAAAGGAAAAACAAAGGGAAAACCAAAGAAAGGATggatgagttggtgtgtaaagatCGATGGGGGAATCTTATATAAGGAGAGAAAGTGATGGGAAAGATTTTGTAATGCAAAAAGACAAGCTGTCTTTGAGAATTGGGGACAAACGACTCGA contains the following coding sequences:
- the LOC108466821 gene encoding VQ motif-containing protein 17-like produces the protein MENLRMMRNQTRMSPSNSSPSSSLSIHKDSQTISKPKIRIIHIFAPEIIKTDAANFRELVQRLTGKPPQQKGGKRKPRIGRKDDKPMELKTGFLAGIETRERVKEEEGGGFLSGFGDLDGFIQEMGEFPLLPLDDSHHMHGFEEAQLMA